In Planctomycetaceae bacterium, a single genomic region encodes these proteins:
- a CDS encoding carboxymuconolactone decarboxylase family protein — MPLVNPVADADAVDKAAQAFTRIREVLGVEEIPEIFRYMASVPTFVHDFFMNFRKFVLSDGKLDEKSRLLIAVAVAGQCGCQTLLQYIRELAEARDISVQQITDALAVGATNSMYNVLFKFRDISGSAVFEGMPVGLRAHTFHGTSLPEETVELINLALSDINSCKPCTSSHVAKASQLKIADEAIYEAIQCAATMVAGSQFLRSIGVA, encoded by the coding sequence ATGCCCCTGGTTAATCCCGTAGCCGACGCTGACGCTGTCGACAAAGCCGCTCAGGCGTTTACCCGCATCCGAGAAGTCCTGGGAGTCGAAGAGATTCCCGAGATCTTCCGTTACATGGCCAGCGTGCCGACTTTCGTCCATGACTTCTTCATGAACTTCCGCAAGTTCGTGCTGTCGGACGGCAAGCTTGACGAAAAATCCAGGCTGCTGATCGCGGTCGCCGTCGCGGGACAATGCGGCTGCCAGACGCTGCTGCAATATATCCGCGAACTGGCCGAAGCCCGAGACATCAGCGTTCAGCAAATCACCGACGCGCTTGCCGTCGGGGCCACGAATTCGATGTACAACGTGCTGTTCAAGTTCCGCGACATCAGCGGCAGCGCAGTCTTCGAAGGCATGCCCGTGGGCCTGCGGGCTCACACGTTTCACGGCACGTCCCTGCCGGAGGAAACAGTGGAACTTATCAACCTGGCACTCAGCGACATCAATTCCTGCAAACCCTGCACGTCGTCTCACGTCGCCAAAGCCAGCCAGTTGAAAATCGCTGACGAAGCGATCTACGAAGCCATTCAATGCGCCGCCACGATGGTTGCGGGAAGTCAGTTCCTGCGATCGATCGGTGTGGCCTGA
- a CDS encoding amidohydrolase family protein — protein sequence MSFVLTGIVMFDIILRSGTVIDGSRAPRVVSDVGIVGDRITAVGNLADAAATITIDAAGKIVAPGFVDVHNHSDGWMLKQPLQAAKILQGFTSEVLLLDGIGYAPVDENTWREWFFYLRALDGLRLDEYEGWRSLEEFMQCVEGRTTQNALMHVPYANVRSLICGFGSQPPSREQMASIRTEIRRGMEAGAVGLSTGLDYIVQCFSTTDELIEACRVVAEFGGLYATHIRYKLGMVPALDEALRIAVESGASLHISHLKARAGQPTDEVMAWLEKARQQVPLSFDVYPYLPGSTMLNYLLPYDVWEDGPLAAMGKLNHPDTRERFRDCLRTYKLDLDNIRIAWLPGRENSCHQGKLLSDYVEETGLPAEEALLNLLIEERMAVLCVYLEGDDRQIDPFLQHDLYMMGSDGIHADSGLIHPRQFGSAARLLGSCVRERGLFSLEDAIHKLSGHAAEKFGLKDRGRIREAAFADVVVFDPATIRDQATYDNPQTPAGGVSDVLVNGIPVVCDGHPVDLPDSAPRPGRFVKFHR from the coding sequence ATGTCGTTTGTTCTTACCGGGATCGTTATGTTCGACATCATCCTTCGTTCGGGAACGGTCATCGACGGCAGCCGCGCGCCGCGGGTCGTGTCAGACGTTGGCATCGTCGGTGATCGGATTACTGCTGTGGGAAATCTTGCGGACGCTGCGGCCACGATCACGATTGACGCTGCCGGCAAAATTGTCGCGCCGGGGTTTGTCGACGTTCACAACCATTCGGACGGCTGGATGCTGAAGCAGCCGCTGCAGGCCGCGAAGATTCTGCAGGGATTCACTTCGGAAGTGCTGCTGCTGGACGGCATCGGATATGCCCCCGTCGACGAAAACACGTGGCGGGAATGGTTCTTCTATCTGAGAGCACTCGACGGCCTGCGGCTGGACGAATACGAAGGCTGGCGGTCACTGGAAGAATTCATGCAGTGCGTTGAAGGCCGCACGACTCAGAATGCGCTGATGCATGTGCCGTACGCCAACGTTCGTTCGCTGATCTGCGGATTCGGTTCGCAGCCGCCGAGCCGGGAACAGATGGCGTCGATCCGGACGGAGATCCGCCGCGGCATGGAAGCCGGAGCCGTCGGTCTGTCGACGGGGCTGGATTACATCGTGCAGTGTTTTTCGACAACGGACGAACTGATCGAGGCCTGCAGAGTCGTCGCGGAATTCGGAGGACTGTACGCGACTCACATTCGTTACAAGCTGGGAATGGTGCCCGCTCTGGACGAAGCTCTGCGGATCGCTGTCGAATCCGGCGCGAGTCTGCACATTTCGCACCTGAAGGCTCGCGCCGGCCAGCCGACGGATGAGGTGATGGCGTGGCTGGAGAAAGCTCGCCAACAGGTGCCGCTGAGTTTCGACGTTTACCCGTATCTGCCCGGTTCCACGATGCTGAACTATCTGCTGCCGTATGACGTCTGGGAAGACGGGCCTCTGGCCGCGATGGGAAAGCTGAATCATCCTGACACACGCGAACGATTTCGCGACTGCCTGCGAACATACAAGCTGGATCTGGACAACATCCGCATCGCCTGGCTGCCCGGACGCGAAAATTCCTGTCATCAGGGAAAGCTGCTGAGCGACTACGTTGAAGAAACCGGGCTGCCTGCCGAAGAAGCGCTGCTGAACCTGCTGATCGAAGAACGCATGGCTGTGCTGTGCGTTTATCTGGAAGGCGATGACCGGCAGATCGATCCATTTCTGCAGCACGATCTGTACATGATGGGCAGCGACGGAATTCACGCTGACTCAGGCCTGATACATCCCCGGCAGTTCGGTTCCGCGGCCCGGCTGCTGGGTTCGTGTGTTCGTGAGCGAGGCTTGTTTTCACTGGAAGACGCCATCCACAAACTCAGCGGTCACGCCGCCGAAAAGTTCGGACTGAAGGATCGCGGCCGGATTCGCGAAGCAGCGTTCGCAGACGTAGTTGTGTTTGACCCGGCCACGATCCGCGATCAGGCAACCTACGACAATCCGCAGACTCCGGCCGGCGGCGTCAGTGATGTGCTGGTCAACGGAATCCCGGTCGTTTGCGACGGACATCCGGTGGACCTTCCCGACTCGGCACCGCGTCCTGGACGCTTTGTGAAATTCCACCGGTAG
- the arsS gene encoding arsenosugar biosynthesis radical SAM protein ArsS (Some members of this family are selenoproteins.) — protein sequence MLTLLRQDNPLADTARQREILQSGDQKPFEHSVLESGHGPLRASGIEVLQIDVGKLCNQTCRHCHVDAGPDRREIMNRETAELCLRVLEEHDIPTLDITGGAPEMNPHFRWIVAEASRLKRRIIDRCNLTILLAPGFDDLPEFLAEHRVDIVASLPCYLAENTNAQRGDGVFEKSIDALRRLNELGYGRPDSGLDLTLVYNPQGPALPPPQATLEEAYRRELHERYGITFSRLFTITNMPISRFLDDLISRGQYDNYLQKLIGAWNPQTVPGLMCRTTLSVSWDGYLFDCDFNQMLDMKLLSGLPTHIRDFNATALRSRPIATGQHCYGCTAGAGSGCQGAIS from the coding sequence ATGCTGACGCTGCTCCGTCAAGACAATCCACTGGCCGACACCGCTCGGCAGCGTGAGATCCTGCAATCCGGCGATCAAAAGCCGTTCGAACACAGCGTGCTCGAATCCGGTCACGGTCCGCTGCGAGCGTCCGGGATTGAGGTTCTGCAGATCGACGTCGGCAAGCTGTGCAACCAGACGTGCCGCCACTGTCATGTCGACGCCGGGCCGGATCGCCGCGAAATCATGAATCGCGAAACCGCCGAACTATGCCTGCGCGTGCTTGAAGAACACGACATTCCCACGCTGGACATCACCGGCGGCGCTCCCGAAATGAACCCGCACTTCCGCTGGATCGTCGCCGAAGCGTCGCGCCTGAAGCGACGCATCATTGACCGGTGCAACCTGACCATACTGCTCGCTCCGGGCTTTGACGATCTGCCGGAATTCCTGGCCGAACATCGCGTTGACATCGTTGCATCGCTGCCCTGCTATCTGGCGGAAAACACCAACGCTCAGCGCGGCGACGGCGTCTTCGAAAAATCGATCGATGCTCTGCGGCGGCTGAATGAACTTGGCTACGGCCGACCGGACAGCGGACTGGACCTGACGCTGGTCTACAACCCGCAGGGGCCCGCACTTCCTCCGCCGCAGGCAACTCTCGAAGAAGCATACCGCCGCGAACTGCACGAACGATACGGCATCACGTTCAGCCGTCTGTTCACCATCACCAACATGCCCATCAGCCGGTTTCTGGACGACCTGATTTCCCGCGGTCAATACGACAATTATCTGCAGAAACTGATCGGTGCATGGAACCCGCAGACAGTCCCCGGATTGATGTGCCGCACAACGCTGTCCGTTTCGTGGGACGGCTATCTGTTTGACTGTGACTTCAATCAGATGCTGGACATGAAACTGCTTTCCGGTCTGCCGACACACATCCGGGACTTCAACGCGACAGCTCTGCGTTCGCGGCCAATCGCGACCGGCCAGCATTGCTACGGCTGCACCGCCGGAGCGGGTTCGGGTTGCCAGGGAGCAATTTCCTGA
- a CDS encoding methyltransferase domain-containing protein, translating to MTSAPQTMDPEVSVRLRYSAGAQAVQPALCCPVRYNAEYLEVIPSEILERDYGCGDPTQWVRPGDTVLDLGSGGGKVCYIAAQVVGAQGKVIGVDCNSEMLALARRYQDEVASKLGYSNVEFRCGLIQDLRLDLDLLTRELQGTSIRDRDDWLRQRALEDQLRRDQPLVSDDSIDCVVSNCVLNLVRTEDRRQLFAEIFRVLKRGGRAVISDIVSDEDVPVHLQQQPELWSGCISGAFREDRFLQAFEEAGFHGISIVSRTSEPWQTVEGIEFRSVTVQAFKGKQGPCMEHNQAVIYRGPFRKVEDDDGHVYPRGERMAVCEKTFRLLQSEPYTGMFDAIEPLERVPAEQAEAFDCRRSKRRDPKETKGAGYRVTSEAAGDCCGSDTPCC from the coding sequence ATGACGTCAGCTCCTCAGACCATGGACCCGGAAGTCTCGGTCCGTCTTCGATATTCCGCGGGAGCCCAGGCGGTGCAGCCCGCGTTGTGCTGTCCGGTGCGTTACAACGCGGAATATCTGGAAGTGATTCCGTCGGAGATTCTGGAACGCGACTACGGCTGCGGCGACCCGACTCAATGGGTGCGTCCCGGCGACACGGTTCTGGATCTCGGCTCCGGCGGCGGCAAGGTCTGCTACATCGCGGCGCAGGTCGTCGGCGCGCAGGGAAAGGTCATCGGCGTCGACTGCAATTCGGAAATGCTGGCTCTGGCGCGACGTTATCAGGACGAGGTCGCGTCGAAGCTGGGTTATTCCAACGTGGAGTTCCGCTGCGGTTTGATTCAGGACCTTCGCCTGGATCTCGACCTGCTGACTCGCGAACTTCAGGGAACCTCCATTCGCGACCGGGATGACTGGCTGCGGCAGCGAGCTCTGGAAGACCAGCTGCGCCGCGATCAGCCGCTGGTTTCCGATGATTCGATTGACTGTGTGGTTTCCAACTGCGTGCTGAATCTTGTCCGCACCGAAGATCGTCGTCAGTTGTTTGCGGAAATCTTCCGCGTGCTGAAACGCGGCGGACGTGCCGTTATCAGCGATATCGTCAGCGATGAAGATGTGCCGGTTCATCTGCAGCAGCAGCCGGAACTGTGGTCGGGATGCATATCAGGGGCGTTTCGGGAAGACCGGTTTCTGCAGGCTTTCGAAGAAGCGGGCTTTCACGGCATCAGCATCGTCAGCCGGACTTCGGAACCGTGGCAGACCGTGGAAGGGATCGAGTTTCGTTCCGTCACGGTGCAGGCCTTCAAGGGCAAACAGGGGCCGTGCATGGAACACAATCAGGCCGTGATCTACCGCGGCCCGTTTCGGAAAGTCGAGGATGACGACGGACACGTCTATCCTCGCGGAGAACGGATGGCGGTCTGCGAGAAAACGTTTCGCCTGCTGCAGTCAGAACCGTACACCGGCATGTTCGACGCGATCGAACCGCTGGAACGTGTGCCCGCAGAACAGGCCGAAGCCTTCGATTGCCGCCGCTCCAAACGGCGCGATCCGAAAGAAACAAAAGGTGCCGGTTATCGAGTGACATCGGAAGCGGCAGGCGACTGCTGTGGCTCCGACACGCCCTGCTGCTGA